GCATTTCTGAAAGCGGGGACAATATGGAAAAGAAGTATGTAACAAAATTGTTACGGCAACAAGGCTTTAAGGTGACGCCTCAAAGAATTGCTGTATATTCAGTACTGGCAAATTCGAAGGAGCATCCTAATGCTGAAATGATTTATAACCAATTAAAGCCGATGTATCCTACCATGAGTTTGGCGACAGTATATAAAACGGTAGAGATTCTTCGTCAAATTGGTTTGGTACAATTTTTAAATGCCGGGGAAGATAGCTTCCGTTATGATGCCAGAGTCGATGCTCATTC
The DNA window shown above is from Negativicutes bacterium and carries:
- a CDS encoding transcriptional repressor, with protein sequence MEKKYVTKLLRQQGFKVTPQRIAVYSVLANSKEHPNAEMIYNQLKPMYPTMSLATVYKTVEILRQIGLVQFLNAGEDSFRYDARVDAHSHVQCTECKRVDDIEIEETSLLKNIDASTEYKLTKHQFYFYGICPGCQQTQLNKCV